The following coding sequences are from one Lolium rigidum isolate FL_2022 chromosome 6, APGP_CSIRO_Lrig_0.1, whole genome shotgun sequence window:
- the LOC124668200 gene encoding transcription factor LATE FLOWERING-like, with protein sequence MDTFGWAGDDVYQPRLAGQLSCGRFELDDAFLGQFQCDVGGEAQLSSSYGATGAGAAEDSNPLGFFGSGSGVDVFSSVVDGAGAHDGLLDAALAFSRVLACGGEGDPGAVSNGVMFSGYSGNISSGESNNYSGGGHDAEVASPTSIISPNTTSLPQTTSALALHANRKLLPANDCTTRATAPPIPRAGAKRKAPSPITTATSITFGQGAHVDTGAGGYVPDMEAMAQMKEMIYRAAAMRPVNLVMEPPTIGGSKPRRKNVRISSDPQTVAARLRRERVSDRLRVLQKLVPGGSKMDTASMLDEAASYLKFLKSQVQALETLGTANSPTGNAAMSSASTTRLHQRHYGNSPGFLGFATNNSNNSVFGNTNGCATRLL encoded by the coding sequence ATGGACACTTTCGGCTGGGCCGGCGACGACGTCTACCAGCCGCGTCTTGCGGGTCAGCTGAGCTGTGGCCGGTTCGAGCTGGACGACGCTTTCCTCGGCCAGTTCCAGTGCGACGTCGGCGGGGAGGCCCAGCTGAGCTCGAGCTACGGTGCCACCGGAGCAGGCGCGGCGGAGGACTCGAACCCGCTGGGATTCTTTGGCTCCGGGTCGGGGGTCGACGTGTTCTCCTCAGTGGTCGATGGCGCCGGCGCGCACGACGGCCTGCTCGACGCGGCGCTCGCCTTCTCCAGGGTGCTCGCGTGCGGCGGCGAGGGTGACCCCGGGGCGGTCTCGAACGGCGTCATGTTCTCCGGCTACAGCGGCAACATCTCCTCCGGGGAGTCCAACAACTACAGTGGCGGCGGCCACGATGCGGAGGTGGCGTCGCCGACGTCCATTATATCGCCCAACACGACGTCGCTCCCCCAGACGACGTCGGCACTGGCGCTACACGCGAACCGGAAACTACTACCGGCCAACGACTGCACCACCAGAGCAACCGCGCCGCCGATCCCACGCGCCGGCGCAAAGCGGAAGGCGCCCAGCCCCATCACGACCGCAACAAGCATCACCTTCGGCCAGGGCGCCCACGTCGACACCGGGGCCGGAGGGTACGTGCCGGACATGGAGGCGATGGCACAAATGAAGGAGATGATCTACCGGGCGGCAGCAATGCGCCCGGTGAACCTCGTCATGGAGCCCCCCACGATCGGCGGCAGCAAGCCTCGTCGCAAGAACGTGCGCATCTCGAGCGACCCGCAGACGGTGGCGGCCCGTCTCCGGCGGGAGCGCGTCAGCGACCGCCTCCGCGTGCTGCAGAAGCTTGTCCCCGGCGGCAGCAAGATGGACACGGCGTCCATGCTGGACGAGGCCGCCAGCTACCTCAAGTTCCTCAAGTCCCAGGTCCAGGCGCTGGAAACCCTAGGAACCGCGAACAGTCCCACCGGCAACGCCGCCATGTCCTCCGCCAGCACGACCAGGTTACATCAGCGTCATTACGGAAACAGCCCTGGGTTTCTTGGATTTGCGACAAATAACAGCAACAATTCCGTCTTCGGAAATACTAATGGGTGTGCAACAAGACTGTTGTAG